One segment of Anastrepha obliqua isolate idAnaObli1 chromosome 3, idAnaObli1_1.0, whole genome shotgun sequence DNA contains the following:
- the LOC129240740 gene encoding tuberin: MNTKDKEISKSKFKFFMKNAKGVPGGASERSLRPEIERELRPEQTTAQRCKTLSELQLHNMKLEEASISELWTLTKDLIIPNKPAECRQIALTFYRKLIQSQYKNLNLLRQHFFLVIQNHEVPEDLKHRLELLDALTDNGKDIQNFEEKIGKFMLQWIPAITEARLLRPYLDILGNIIKFNASLLDKDIVVGIVQNACHLSCTVEEDDIGLQCLTILEMVMCYTIFPSEPLAQCVVTLCRTVNHSPYCPASWKIMKNLLGTQLGYHSMKMMCNILNDRSLYADQQLLRGAVFHLNMNIFGSNVVFQVSPMFYASTVLTSFLHALDSRQVIVTFEVILSVRRVINYYKSELPEIIWDCICDTLSAIVDNIEYYERININKDRLHNLQINFHENIDCIEKLLYDDKVPILANINRIYDLIERVSENRTEASVLKLIEYRSAKVTATRPQWLQVLNDFVCRFYKMPNTNVRLKAIQSLVRIMDLNRFSYEEEILDRVVIPHFSQIAHEADLEIRVAVANALVGFARHCDTKRCGELLDILEKLINRPFDQQPSTGEVMIKCESDILDVVTAVHGLIEIFAIKLHRLPSNHAIKIFNILIGHLEQHYERAKVFEHARVVRFKIFKWILRARANASYHIGYPDPDNGETIKFSAYLGIDSSLPPQGHQHTRHPLTSHDIGASSHFTTISIRKACKIIVKCLDLERDYEVLQLVIKELPKVLCNKALIQGNDIEALAVSLFRIFQDVNKTLHFSCTPTSDEVNALFLPAIASLVIYHQSLSSHQINTLILALCSGIFSGTANVCINTLTTMILEMPDTLTRTLADILLQMSKMSDTTAVAIPVLEFLSILSRMPNQYFTNFIPRQYMYVFAISLPYTKPNRYDHYTVSLAHHVIAGWFLKCKLEMRKNFVTYIISSIQSNASMLYDDIDKFKHSIQRQDLNSLNEDSSNRKRSTSLTERGSRNTSVRNGSDMRPPINDSLKSFHAELAETCIDFLARHTFSPCSALPKRLPAVEYLLKDGFSQTWVVGHNLVTITTSGCPTAPIRNGLCDRCSQMGKLPLSNSSLMTSKSDSSSTAPLSPETTNTQSSAAPSTTERRYTKASLQYSSGNESAGSTDLTSSSSSASAAVNSNTATTQRQISNSSTASLEVLSRRGSNPEPTEGGAGVVTGSTTSLLGGHSLSTTSISASPTQLQPVQQQTCIRSCTGWAEVLIRRPTGNISWITRIQNPIANDCFGQDLPFSNITSLFLPTAHGGVFGPDFVHSALVPEQQQESVAMLDFGQQPSKALVIGAANASVAATGAADIDESVQPNSSALSGSEECKTGAFTKARALQRQEEISSSTTMPPSAASLSTAAIDIPKPVASKRAGGKEALADSVSDGEADDDTMQFTDGLSRARNPVRRVNSSPEMSSSWRQTFLTAKPMPLSADTSKVKGSKYSASLQGLEEVHQQQQTQLQQQQQQKKKSVQYTKDMRVSCEAIPEEIAGFTPPQAQTGNEPTDASSGGTADKPAAKSAANPATTAVQLLLVSNTATMALPPKQLSADDVSISASVPVTPVQQSTSGSSLKLNVAVDKVAAKPPHSPAAAPSPQSPRVDKQPSGGVQKIATFTNAPTTVHQGLAKSSSSGGGNANITSGSSYLGGGGGDYGNGNGDMMRGRSKTISVVREVNGRSRPATSNFRSFNNNSKPSVNAKLCMNPSFLFMQLYHTGQMQVTDVPIKVPPEETNVLTVLDLAPPFETHKIGVLYVGQGQCNNVVEILRNSHGSMRYIEFLSNIGTLVSLKEAEQKNLFVNLDRGGADGKFTYVWKDDIVQVTFHVATLMPTNLQKDPNCFEKKKHIGNDFVKIVYNESGEEYNLNMISGHFNYACVIVEPLELNSNRVYVKARPEISKFVCHPEPKIVSDHSAPLLARQLALHANLASQVYQSLQKKNPYASNWLERLRIIKRLRTRLIEQQNNQHQSGASSGTDVDDHTHDPLKNQNTNRDFTKYA, encoded by the exons ATGAATACGAAAGATAAAGAAATTTCGAAGTCGAAGTTTAAGTTCTTCATGAAGAACGCAAAGGGCGTTCCAg GAGGGGCCAGCGAACGTTCCCTGCGTCCAGAAATCGAACGCGAGTTACGGCCGGAACAAACTACGGCACAGCGTTGCAAGACGTTGTCTGAGCTGCAATTGCACAATATGAAATTAGAAGAG GCTTCCATATCGGAGCTTTGGACACTTACAAAGGACTTAATTATACCAAACAAGCCAGCGGAATGCCGGCAAATAGCGCTTACGTTTTACAGAAAACTGATAcaaagccaatataaaaatttgaatttgttgcgccagcatttttttcttgttattcaAAATCATGAAGTTCCAGAAGACCTGAAACATCGTCTTGAACTCCTCGATGCCTTAACTGACAATGGCAaagatattcaaaattttgaagaaaag ATTGGTAAATTTATGCTGCAATGGATTCCAGCAATAACTGAAGCTCGGTTACTTCGGCCTTATTTAGATATTTTGGGcaacataataaaatttaacgcCTCTCTTTTGGACAAGGATATTGTCGTTGGCATTGTACA aaatgcCTGCCATTTGAGTTGTACTGTTGAAGAAGATGATATTGGTCTGCAGTGTCTAACAATTCTTGAAATGGTTATGTGCTACACGATATTCCCAAGTGAACCATTGGCGCAATGCGTTGTTACATTGTGCCGTACTGTCAATCATTCGCCGTACTGCCCGGCATCATGGAAG ATCATGAAAAATCTGCTGGGAACACAGCTGGGCTATCATTCCATGAAAATGATGTGCAATATCCTTAACGATCGCAGCCTTTATGCAGACCAACAGTTGCTGCGTGGAGCAGTCTTTCATCTCAATATGAACATCTTCGGATCGAATGTTGTTTTTCAAGTGTCACCAATGTTTTACGCGTCTACTGTCCTCACCAGTTTCCTAcat GCACTGGATAGCAGGCAAGTAATTGTGACCTTTGAAGTTATACTTAGCGTGCGACGTGTCATCAATTACTACAAGTCGGAATTGCCGGAAATTATATGGGATTGCATTTGCGATACACTGAGTGCAATTGTGGACAATATTGAGTATTATG AGcgtataaatataaacaaagatCGTCTGCACAATTTGCAAATCAATTTCCATGAAAACATCGATTGCATTGAAAAACTTCTGTACGATGATAAAGTACCGATACTTGCAAACATCAATCGCATCTATGATTTAATCGAACGCGTTTCGGAAAACCGCACAGAGGCATCTGTGCTCAAACTTATTGAGTATCGTTCGGCAAAAGTAACTGCCACTCGGCCGCAATGGTTGCAAGTACTTAACGATTTTGTTTGTCGTTTCTATAAAATGCCTAACACGAATGTGCGCCTTAAGGCAATTCAATCTTTAGTACGCATTATGGATTTAAATCGGTTCAGTTACGAAGAGGAGATACTTGATCGCGTCGTTATTCCTCATTTTTCACAAATTGCACATGAAGCTGATTTGGAAATACGCGTGGCTGTTGCAAACGCCTTGGTTGGCTTTGCACGCCACTGTGACACCAAACGGTGCGGCGAGTTGCTGGACATATTAGAGAAGCTTATTAATCGCCCATTCGACCAGCAGCCTAGCACTGGGGAAGTAATGATTAAATGCGAATCTGATATATTGGATGTAGTAACGGCAGTGCATGGATTAATAGAGATTTTCGCTATTAAACTACATCGTTTGCCGTCAAATCAcgccatcaaaatttttaatatattgatcggcCACTTAGAGCAGCATTACGAGCGTGCAAAAGTATTTGAGCATGCGCGCGTTGTACGCTTCAAG ATTTTCAAGTGGATCCTGCGTGCCCGTGCTAATGCTTCATATCATATTGGCTATCCAGATCCTGACAATGGCGAGACCATAAAGTTTAGTGCCTATTTGGGCATAGATTCGAGTTTACCTCCGCAAGGGCATCAACATACGCGACATCCATTAACATCACATGACATAGGGGCCAGTTCACATTTCACAACGATATCTATACGCAAAGCctgtaaaattattgttaaatgcTTAGATTTAGAACGCG ATTATGAAGTCCTACAACTGGTTATCAAGGAGCTACCAAAAGTCTTATGCAATAAAGCTCTCATCCAAGGCAACGACATTGAAGCTTTGGCAGTGTCACTATTCCGTATTTTTCAAGATGTCAACAAAACACTTCACTTCAGCTGCACTCCCACCAGCGATGAAGTGAACGCATTATTTCTCCCCGCGATTGCTTCTTTGGTTATATACCACCAGAGTTTATCCTCACATCAAATTAATACTTTAATACTGGCGCTTTGCTCCGGAATATTTTCCGGCACCGCAAATGTTTGTATCAATACATTAACAACTATGATCCTGGAAATGCCAGATACATTGACACGAACTTTGGCtgatattttgctgcagatgagCAAGATGTCCGATACAACTGCGGTTGCTATACctgttttggaatttttatcaA ttttaagccgtatgcccaaccaatattttacgaACTTCATACCAcgccaatatatgtatgtgtttgccaTTTCCTTGCCATATACCAAGCCGAATCGATATGACCACTATACCGTGTCGCTGGCTCATCACGTCATTGCTGGTTGGTTTCTAAAGTGCAAACTGGAAATGCGCAAGAACTTTGTCACCTACATAATATCG TCAATTCAATCCAATGCTAGCATGCTTTACGATGACATTGATAAATTTAAGCATAGCATACAGCGTCAAGATCTTAATAGTTTGAACGAGGACTCCTCGAATCGCAAACGGAGCACCAGTTTGACGGAGCGTGGAAGTCGGAATACAAGTGTGCGAAATGGATCTGATATGCGACCACCAATCAACGATAGTTTAAAAAGCTTTCATGCAGAGTTGGCGGAGACTTGCATAGACTTCCTGGCTAGGCATACATTTTCGCCGTGTTCGGCGTTACCGAAGCG CCTACCCGCTGTAGAATACCTGTTGAAAGACGGCTTCTCACAGACATGGGTTGTTGGTCATAATTTGGTTACAATCACGACTTCTGGTTGTCCAACTGCGCCTATACGCAATGGGCTTTGTGATCGTTGCTCCCAAATGGGTAAACTGCCTCTCAGTAACAGTAGTTTGATGACAAGTAAAAGTGATTCGAGTAGCACAGCGCCTTTGTCACCGGAAACTACTAATACACAATCCTCAGCTGCTCCTTCAACTACCGAACGTCGTTATACTAAAGCCAGTCTTCAGTACAGTAGTGGAAACGAGTCTGCTGGCAGTACTGACCTCACCTCGTCCTCTTCATCTGCTTCGGCAGCGGTGAATTCTAACACTGCCACAACTCAACGACAAATATCTAACAGCTCTACTGCCTCGCTCGAGGTCCTATCGCGACGTGGCTCTAATCCAGAGCCCACTGAAGGTGGTGCAGGCGTCGTTACGGGCAGCACCACTTCCCTGTTGGGTGGCCATTCGCTATCGACGACGAGTATAAGCGCTTCTCCGACGCAATTGCAACCGGTTCAACAGCAAACCTGTATCCGTTCCTGCACTGGCTGGGCAGAAGTTTTGATACGTCGACCTACGGGCAATATTTCTTGGATTACGCGCATTCAAAATCCCATAGCAAATGATTGTTTCGGACAGGATTTACCCTTTAGCAACATAACCTCACTTTTTCTACCCACAGCCCATGGCGGTGTGTTTGGACCTGATTTCGTGCATTCGGCATTGGTGCCAGAACAGCAACAGGAATCTGTAGCGATGTTGGATTTTGGACAACAACCATCTAAAGCTCTTGTAATTGGGGCTGCGAATGCTTCCGTAGCAGCTACAGGGGCAGCAGATATTGATGAATCAGTGCAGCCCAACTCAAGCGCACTATCTGGGTCAGAAGAGTGCAAAACTGGCGCTTTTACTAAGGCACGTGCGCTTCAGCGACAAGAGGAGATTTCATCGTCAACAACAATGCCGCCTTCTGCAGCATCATTAAGCACTGCTGCTATCGATATACCAAAACCCGTTGCGAGCAAGCGCGCAGGTGGCAAAGAAGCACTCGCCGATAGCGTAAGCGATGGGGAAGCGGACGATGATACGATGCAGTTCACAGATGGATTGTCGCGCGCACGAAATCCAGTGCGACGTGTCAATTCAAGCCCGGAAATGAGCTCCAGCTGGCGGCAGACTTTCCTCACCGCAAAGCCAATGCCTTTGTCAGCCGATACATCCAAGGTAAAAGGCAGCAAATATTCTGCAAGTCTTCAAGGCCTTGAGGAGGTgcatcaacaacagcaaacgcagctccaacagcaacagcagcaaaagaAAAAGAGCGTTCAGTATACAAAAGATATGCGTGTCAGTTGCGAAGCGATTCCAGAAGAAATAGCGGGATTCACACCTCCGCAGGCGCAAACTGGTAATGAACCTACAGACGCATCTTCAGGCGGGACTGCTGATAAGCCCGCTGCAAAATCTGCGGCAAACCCTGCCACTACAGCTGTACAGTTGCTGTTAGTTAGTAACACTGCCACTATGGCTCTGCCTCCGAAACAGCTTTCAGCAGACGATGTTAGTATAAGCGCCAGCGTGCCTGTCACTCCGGTACAACAGTCTACATCTGGTTCCTCGTTGAAACTAAATGTTGCTGTAGACAAAGTTGCGGCAAAGCCACCACACTCTCCAGCAGCTGCACCATCACCGCAATCACCACGAGTTGACAAACAGCCCAGCGGTGGTGTCCAGAAGATTGCCACTTTCACGAACGCACCTACTACAGTTCACCAGGGACTCGCTAAATCGAGCAGCAGTGGTGGAGGCAACGCAAATATCACGAGTGGCTCCTCTTATCTCGGGGGTGGCGGAGGTGATTACGGAAATGGTAATGGCGACATGATGAGAGGTCGTTCTAAGACCATTTCGGTAGTTCGTGAGGTGAATGGTCGTTCTCGGCCAGCTACTTCCAATTTCCGGAGCTTCAACAATAACTCGAAACCGTCTGTCAATGCTAAGCTCTGTATGAACCCAAGTTTTCTATTCATGCAGCTTTACCATACGGGTCAGATGCAGGTTACGGATGTGCCCATTAAAGTGCCACCGGAAGAAACAAACGTATTGACCGTGCTAGACTTGGCGCCGCCCTTTGAGACACATAAAATCGGCGTACTCTATGTAGGGCAAGGGCAATGCAACAATGTGGTCGAAATTCTGCGTAATTCGCACGGAAGTATGCGGTACATTGAGTTTCTGAGCAATATCGGCACTCTCGTCAGTCTGAAGGAAGCGGAgcagaaaaatttgtttgttaatttggACAGAGGTGGCGCAGATGGGAAATTCACATACGTGTGGAAAGATGATATTGTGCAG gtaaCTTTTCATGTCGCTACTCTGATGCCGACAAATTTGCAGAAAGATCCTAATTGctttgaaaagaaaaagcaCATCGGTAATGATTTTGTAAAGATCGTTTATAATGAAAGTGGGGAGGAATACAATCTAAATATGATTTCG GGTCACTTCAACTACGCTTGTGTTATTGTAGAACCCCTAGAACTAAATAGTAACCGGGTTTATGTGAAGGCGCGTCCTGAGATTTCTAAATTTGTCTGCCATCCTGAACCAAAAATAGTGTCGGATCACAGCGCACCGTTATTGGCTCGACAGCTAGCACTGCATGCGaat CTTGCCTCCCAAGTATATCAAAGCTTACAAAAGAAAAACCCCTATGCGTCAAATTGGCTGGAGCGCTTACGAATAATCAAACGGCTGCGTACGAGG TTGATTGAACAACAAAATAACCAGCACCAGAGTGGGGCATCCTCAGGCACAGACGTTGATGATCATACACACGATCCTTTAAAGAATCAAAACACCAATCGTGATTTTACTAAGTACGCTTAA